The Cricetulus griseus strain 17A/GY chromosome 9, alternate assembly CriGri-PICRH-1.0, whole genome shotgun sequence genome has a segment encoding these proteins:
- the LOC113838550 gene encoding vomeronasal type-1 receptor 4-like: MDFWNLAISFIYLSQTTAGILGNFSLIFYYLVIYCRENTLKPTDWILTHLMAANALIILSTGVPQTMAVWGLKHFLNDFGCKLLLYFQGLGRSVSIGTTCILSVFQALTISPRKSCWKRHKVKVEKITGYHVSLIWILFTLIFPYSFVNSGSKNVTRKQDFGYCSIVGWDGTGPSLYAALVVCPEVFISVLLAWSSGSMIVILYRHKQRVQHIRSTHGSSTKSPESRVTENILILVFTFLAFHTLSSILRGYIILLYNDNWWLVNTNRIISLCFPSFLPFVLIHRYSIVPKISLVCIRNTNNLISF; the protein is encoded by the coding sequence ATGGACTTTTGGAATCTGGCAATAAGCTTTATTTACTTATCACAAACTACAgctgggattctgggaaatttctccCTAATTTTCTACTATCTAGTCATTTATTGCAGAGAAAACACATTAAAGCCCACAGATTGGATTCTCACGCACCTAATGGCAGCCAATGCCTTGATCATTCTCTCTACAGGAGTGCCTCAAACAATGGCAGTTTGGGGACTGAAGCATTTCTTGAATGACTTTGGATGTAAACTACTGTTGTACTTTCAAGGACTTGGTAGGAGTGTGTCCATTGGTACCACCTGCATCTTGAGTGTCTTCCAGGCCTTGACCATTAGTCCCAGGAAATCATGTTGGAAGCGTCATAAAGTCAAAGTTGAGAAGATCACTGGCTACCACGTCTCCCTCATTTGGATCCTGTTCACCTTGATTTTTCCATATTCGTTTGTTAATTCGGGCAGCAAAAATGTGACCAGAAAACAAGATTTTGGTTACTGCTCCATTGTAGGATGGGATGGAACTGGCCCTTCACTCTATGCAGCACTGGTGGTGTGCCCTGAAGTCTTCATTTCTGTGCTCTTGGCGTGGTCAAGTGGATCCATGATTGTCATTCTGTACAGACACAAGCAGAGGGTTCAACACATCCGCAGCACTCATGGTTCCAGCACAAAATCTCCTGAATCCAGAGTCACAGAGAATATTCTGATCCTTGTGTTTACCTTTCTGGCTTTTCACACTCTTTCTTCCATCTTAAGAGGCTACATTATTCTTTTATATAATGACAATTGGTGGTTGGTGAACACCAATCGCatcatttctctctgttttccatcatttttacCCTTTGTTCTCATACATCGTTACTCTATTGTACCCAAAATTTCTTTGGTCTGtataagaaatacaaataatctAATCTCATTTTAA
- the LOC100768187 gene encoding vomeronasal type-1 receptor 1 produces the protein MMSDFSLEVGIIFFIQTGMGIMGNSLLLCLYSITLLNEQKARPTDLILNQLVFANNLVLFFRGIPETMTAFGWKDFLGDAECQLVLYLHRVARGVSLNTTCLLSGFQATKLCPRFCCCKQLCKRCPRCVGVCGFYFWILQLLVNVYIPMGVTGPRGSQNLSMNTNYRYCSSPIPKKYIVLLNAVLYLAIDVICLVFMVLAGGSMVLVLIRHKQQVQHIHSPSLSLRPAPEDRATYTILSLVTMFVFFFGLSSISTLCVALTRNPDKGLINAAVFLAACFPAFSPFLLLSCDTRVSRIFDMCNRKTLSPIMGRCLSSL, from the coding sequence ATGATGAGCGACTTCAGTTTGGAAGTGGGGATTATATTCTTTATCCAGACCGGAATGGGCATCATGGGAAACTCCTTGCTTCTCTGTCTTTACAGCATCACTTTGCTCAATGAACAAAAGGCAAGACCCACAGATCTGATCCTCAACCAACTGGTTTTTGCCAACAACTTAGTTCTCTTCTTCAGAGGGATCCCTGAGACAATGACAGCTTTTGGATGGAAGGATTTCTTGGGTGATGCTGAATGTCAACTTGTTTTATATCTTCACCGTGTTGCCAGGGGGGTTTCTCTTAACACCACCTGCCTTCTGAGTGGCTTCCAGGCCACCAAGCTTTGTCCCAGATTCTGTTGTTGTAAGCAGCTCTGTAAGAGATGCCCAAGATGTGTTGGTGTCTGTGGCTTCTACTTCTGGATCCTACAACTCTTGGTAAATGTGTATATTCCTATGGGAGTGACAGGCCCAAGGGGCAGTCAAAACCTAAGTATGAACACGAATTACAGATACTGTTCCTCACCTATCCCGAAAAAATACATAGTTTTATTAAATGCAGTCCTGTACTTGGCCATTGACGTTATATGTTTGGTGTTCATGGTTTTGGCTGGTGGATCTATGGTCCTTGTCCTGATCCGGCACAAGCAGCAGGTTCAACACATTCACAGCCCCAGCCTCTCCTTGAGACCTGCCCCAGAGGACAGAGCTACGTACACCATTCTGAGCCTGgtgaccatgtttgtcttcttctTTGGTCTCTCTTCCATTTCAACTCTTTGTGTTGCTCTCACCAGGAACCCAGACAAGGGGCTGATTAACGCTGCTGTATTCCTAGCTGCATGTTTCCCTGCATtcagcccctttctgctcctcagttGTGACACCCGTGTCTCTCGAATCTTTGATATGTGCAATAGAAAAACTCTCTCTCCTATTATGGGCAGATGTCTATCTTCCCTATGA